From a single Candidatus Microthrix subdominans genomic region:
- a CDS encoding glucosyl-3-phosphoglycerate synthase: MTAPSSSTLPGPPFLAGPLRQASHRDFDVARLAATRTDRVTVAIPARNEDGTVGDIVAALHRDLVVGGLVDELIVMDDHSTDNTAREAEAAGATVVASSSLLPEFGSGHGKGEVLWKSLFASTGDVIVWCDADITDFSSHFVTGLLGPLLSNTDVQFTKGHYRRPGENGTGGGRVTELVARPLLSMFFPHLALVAQPLSGEFGGRRSVLERLSFVRGYGVDVGLLIDIAAAMGTESITQVDLDVRTHRNRPLSELGPQAAAVAAAILARVDPRLIGERMTLERPDLSVAEVDLGELPPMLKVDDYSAR, from the coding sequence ATGACCGCGCCATCCTCCTCAACCCTCCCGGGGCCGCCCTTCTTGGCAGGCCCGCTCCGTCAGGCCAGCCATCGCGACTTCGATGTCGCCCGGCTGGCCGCCACCCGCACCGACCGGGTCACCGTTGCCATCCCGGCCCGCAACGAGGACGGGACGGTCGGCGACATCGTGGCGGCTCTGCACCGGGATCTGGTCGTCGGCGGGCTCGTGGACGAGCTGATCGTGATGGACGACCACTCCACCGACAACACCGCCAGGGAGGCCGAGGCCGCCGGGGCCACGGTGGTGGCGTCGTCGTCGTTGTTGCCCGAGTTCGGCTCCGGGCATGGCAAGGGTGAAGTGCTGTGGAAGTCGCTGTTTGCCAGCACCGGCGACGTCATCGTGTGGTGCGACGCCGACATCACCGATTTCTCAAGCCACTTCGTCACCGGACTGCTCGGTCCGTTGCTGAGCAACACCGACGTGCAGTTCACCAAAGGCCACTATCGCCGGCCCGGCGAAAACGGCACCGGGGGCGGCCGGGTCACCGAGTTGGTTGCCCGACCCCTGCTGTCGATGTTCTTCCCCCACCTGGCGCTGGTGGCCCAGCCGCTGTCGGGCGAGTTCGGTGGGCGCCGGTCGGTGCTGGAACGCCTGAGCTTCGTACGCGGCTACGGGGTGGATGTCGGGCTGCTGATCGACATCGCCGCCGCCATGGGCACCGAGTCGATCACCCAGGTCGACCTCGACGTACGCACCCACCGAAACCGGCCGTTGTCGGAGCTGGGCCCGCAGGCCGCCGCGGTGGCCGCCGCCATCCTGGCCCGGGTCGATCCCCGGCTGATCGGCGAGCGCATGACCCTGGAGCGGCCCGACCTCTCGGTGGCCGAGGTCGACCTGGGCGAGCTGCCTCCGATGCTCAAGGTGGACGACTACTCCGCCCGCTGA
- a CDS encoding MoaD family protein, with translation MAVTVRIPTTLRTLTGGTSSVDVAGTNVGEVLASLEEAYPGFRERIFGDDGQLRRFVNVFVSDEDVRYLDGLSTPVPDGETVAIVPAVAGG, from the coding sequence ATGGCCGTGACCGTTCGTATCCCCACCACCCTTCGAACCCTGACCGGTGGCACCTCTTCCGTCGACGTCGCAGGCACCAACGTCGGCGAGGTACTCGCCTCGCTTGAAGAGGCCTACCCGGGGTTCCGCGAGCGGATCTTTGGTGACGACGGTCAGTTGCGACGCTTCGTCAACGTGTTCGTTTCCGACGAGGACGTGCGCTACCTCGACGGGTTGTCCACGCCCGTGCCCGATGGCGAAACCGTGGCGATCGTTCCCGCCGTCGCCGGGGGCTAG
- a CDS encoding flippase-like domain-containing protein: MAQADPRFVTGDDDAPDCELIGRASPAMVRSPTYVVRLLVGAVAILVGLVIAVLYEDAAAGLAYNQRLLLDALPDVLQTLVSSLGVYALVAVVGAINWVLLSQRRFRTALTLNLAALAGAALSFAAERVVVAMSSSSTLDGFLAERLSGQSIPTISTSPILGATVAALVLGGPWLSARWRNAWWWTTVIYIAAVSVLSTSGFLGVLVDLGVGTVAGALIGIIFKTPNQDPSGASVVASLRRLGLLPVSLASTAPHPTSTPTSVRWEGTLEDGSDIAIKVRGPNRHAAELLSRLWRRLRLKAPRGERSVGTLRGEANHEALSSLQAHNLGVRTPRVLAFGSTGANGMMLVTEFVTATDLAEVDEHRFVGALEDAWAQLAALRRAGIAHRQFRVDNLMIDDDDHIWLVGFVGSEVAADDVQLTDDIVELLASTAAVVGPQAAVAAALKVLGRDPLVEALSRMQPLAATTVTRDALSQDGFKALRSEVAKRTSIEEVPDAEDLSRFSTRRILTISMIGGAAYFLVPQLASAGNLWDETQSANWWWAAVALLCSAVSYVGSGLALVGGVPNRVPILQAVLAQVAAAFSDTITPAKVGGMALNLRFLTKQGVDAAVAAAGVGMSVVAGFAVHILLVASFITAAGRSSGGLGLGLPSLTTVLGLVAVVLAVSGLVMATPWGRRVFLQNLIDALRRARDGVVGIATRPGKVASLFGGSAITTMANLVALYVSVLAFGGSASFVQVGVVYLTGAFVEAAAPTPGGLGASEAAYIAGLTAVGMTTAVAVPAVFLFRLATFWLPVAPGWAAITYMRNRDDL, encoded by the coding sequence ATGGCTCAGGCCGACCCTCGTTTCGTCACCGGCGACGACGACGCCCCGGATTGCGAGCTGATCGGTCGAGCCTCACCGGCCATGGTGCGGTCCCCCACCTACGTCGTGCGCTTGCTGGTGGGGGCGGTCGCCATCCTGGTTGGCCTGGTGATCGCCGTGCTCTACGAGGACGCAGCAGCCGGGCTGGCCTACAACCAACGGCTGCTGCTCGACGCCTTGCCCGACGTCCTCCAAACCCTGGTGAGTTCGCTGGGGGTCTACGCCCTGGTCGCCGTCGTGGGGGCGATCAACTGGGTGTTGCTCAGCCAACGACGGTTCCGGACCGCCCTCACCCTCAACCTGGCGGCGCTGGCCGGAGCGGCGCTCAGCTTCGCCGCCGAACGCGTGGTCGTGGCTATGTCGTCGTCGAGCACCCTCGACGGCTTCCTGGCCGAGCGGCTGAGCGGGCAGTCGATCCCGACGATCTCCACCTCCCCCATCCTCGGCGCAACGGTGGCGGCGCTCGTCCTGGGTGGGCCGTGGCTGAGCGCCCGGTGGCGAAACGCCTGGTGGTGGACCACCGTCATCTACATCGCCGCCGTGTCCGTGCTGTCCACGTCCGGATTTCTCGGCGTGCTCGTCGACCTGGGGGTCGGCACGGTGGCCGGCGCGTTGATCGGCATCATCTTCAAGACACCAAACCAGGATCCGAGTGGAGCGTCGGTCGTCGCCTCGCTGCGGCGGCTCGGGCTGTTGCCGGTCAGCCTGGCCTCGACCGCCCCCCACCCGACGAGCACCCCCACCTCGGTGCGCTGGGAGGGCACGCTGGAGGACGGCTCCGACATCGCCATCAAAGTACGCGGGCCCAACCGCCACGCCGCCGAGCTGCTCTCCCGGTTGTGGCGGCGGTTGCGCCTGAAGGCACCCAGGGGGGAGCGCAGCGTCGGGACCCTTCGGGGGGAGGCCAACCACGAGGCGCTGTCATCGCTTCAGGCCCACAACCTGGGCGTCCGAACCCCGCGGGTGCTCGCATTCGGGTCAACCGGGGCCAACGGCATGATGCTGGTGACCGAGTTCGTCACCGCCACCGACCTGGCGGAAGTCGACGAGCACCGCTTCGTCGGCGCGCTCGAGGACGCCTGGGCCCAGCTGGCGGCGCTGCGTCGCGCCGGCATCGCCCACCGGCAATTTCGGGTGGACAACCTGATGATCGACGACGACGACCACATCTGGTTGGTGGGCTTCGTCGGCTCGGAGGTGGCGGCCGACGACGTTCAGCTGACCGACGACATCGTCGAGTTGCTCGCCTCGACCGCGGCGGTCGTCGGGCCGCAGGCGGCGGTGGCGGCGGCGCTCAAGGTCCTCGGGCGCGATCCGCTCGTCGAGGCGCTCTCCCGCATGCAGCCCCTGGCCGCAACCACCGTCACCCGGGATGCGCTCAGCCAGGACGGCTTCAAGGCGCTGCGCAGCGAGGTGGCCAAGCGTACCTCGATCGAGGAGGTGCCCGACGCCGAGGACCTGTCGCGCTTCAGCACCCGCCGCATCCTCACCATCTCGATGATCGGCGGCGCCGCCTACTTCCTGGTGCCACAGCTGGCGTCGGCCGGCAACCTGTGGGACGAGACCCAGTCGGCCAACTGGTGGTGGGCGGCGGTGGCGCTGTTGTGCTCGGCGGTGAGCTACGTCGGCTCAGGCCTGGCCCTGGTCGGCGGCGTGCCCAACCGGGTGCCGATCCTGCAGGCGGTGCTCGCCCAGGTGGCCGCAGCGTTCTCCGACACGATCACGCCGGCCAAGGTGGGCGGGATGGCCCTCAACCTGCGCTTTCTCACCAAGCAGGGGGTGGATGCAGCCGTCGCCGCCGCCGGCGTCGGTATGTCGGTCGTCGCCGGGTTTGCGGTGCACATCCTGTTGGTGGCGTCCTTCATCACCGCCGCCGGCCGCTCCAGCGGCGGCCTCGGCCTCGGCCTGCCATCGCTGACCACCGTCCTCGGTTTGGTGGCGGTCGTCCTTGCGGTGTCCGGCCTGGTGATGGCCACGCCGTGGGGTCGCCGGGTGTTTCTCCAGAACCTCATCGACGCCCTTCGCCGGGCCCGCGACGGCGTGGTCGGAATCGCCACCCGACCGGGCAAGGTGGCGTCGCTCTTCGGCGGTTCGGCGATCACGACGATGGCCAACCTGGTGGCGCTGTACGTGTCGGTTCTGGCCTTCGGCGGGTCGGCCAGCTTCGTCCAGGTGGGCGTCGTCTACCTCACCGGTGCGTTCGTCGAGGCGGCCGCACCAACCCCTGGTGGGTTGGGCGCCTCCGAGGCCGCCTACATCGCCGGGCTGACCGCCGTGGGCATGACCACAGCGGTCGCCGTGCCGGCCGTGTTCCTGTTTCGCCTGGCCACCTTCTGGCTGCCGGTGGCGCCCGGCTGGGCGGCGATCACCTACATGCGCAACCGGGACGACCTGTAG
- a CDS encoding chlorite dismutase family protein, with the protein MTSPSEPTVGQAVLHLFFKASATADRTAVLAALKGGNDGDDQAVCAALLGHKADLGVMALSSDQWRLRGLQTQLVAAGLELVDSYVSLTEVSEYAKGMPESRIQERLFPTLPPEGKPAFCFYPMSKRRGPGANWFTLPYEQRKKLMWEHGTSGRAFAGRVTQLITGSTGTDDFEWGVTLFAQHPDDLKEVVYTMRFDEASSRYAEFGRFWVGMVDDPDQVLESLGVR; encoded by the coding sequence ATGACTTCGCCATCCGAACCCACCGTCGGCCAGGCCGTGTTACACCTGTTCTTCAAGGCTTCCGCCACCGCCGACCGGACCGCTGTCCTCGCCGCCCTCAAAGGCGGCAACGACGGGGACGATCAGGCGGTGTGTGCCGCGCTGTTGGGCCACAAGGCCGACCTGGGGGTCATGGCCCTCTCGTCGGATCAATGGCGGCTGCGGGGTTTACAGACGCAGCTGGTCGCCGCCGGTCTCGAACTGGTCGACAGCTACGTGTCGCTCACCGAGGTCTCCGAGTACGCCAAGGGCATGCCCGAGTCCCGTATCCAGGAGCGGTTGTTCCCCACGTTGCCCCCGGAAGGCAAGCCGGCGTTCTGCTTCTACCCGATGTCGAAGCGTCGCGGCCCGGGGGCCAACTGGTTCACCCTCCCCTACGAGCAGCGTAAGAAGCTGATGTGGGAACACGGCACCTCGGGTCGGGCATTCGCCGGCCGGGTCACCCAGCTGATCACCGGCTCGACGGGCACGGACGACTTCGAGTGGGGCGTGACCCTGTTCGCCCAGCACCCCGACGACCTCAAGGAGGTGGTGTACACGATGCGCTTTGATGAAGCATCGTCGCGCTACGCCGAGTTCGGTCGGTTCTGGGTGGGCATGGTGGACGACCCGGACCAGGTGCTCGAGTCCCTCGGGGTTCGCTGA
- a CDS encoding branched-chain amino acid ABC transporter permease, whose protein sequence is MTTPIRRLGVALAMLVGIGSMTMWSSSAGAAERTPRQNTKCERPTLPRPEGASIAGVLISETCEPVVGVDIKIEKEGGESQTVTSDKEGIFVLGVGDDLGTYTVTLQVDSLPDGVKLTDPEAVSRTFRLTADKRQIQNFPFGESTRQAATKLDEIPGKLVDGVQLGLIIAMCAIGLSLIYGTIQLTNFSHGEMVTFGAIITWYLNQSVGLPLPLAAVLGVLIGAASGAGLELGLWRPLRRRKLSLFGLMTVSFGLSLLALNLFQYFFGARNKPYTGTVGGGGFELGSRVIPARTVITIVIALVVLGAVGTFLRTARFGKAMRAVADNPALAASSGIDVDRVVLLVWVMGAGLAAMGGVLYSTSFQVNFMEGQQLLLLMFAGITLGGLGTAFGAAAGCFLLGLAIQLSTLFIPTSLRNVGALVVLIVVLMFAPQGIFGRRERVG, encoded by the coding sequence GTGACGACACCAATACGCCGTCTAGGCGTCGCGTTGGCGATGCTCGTCGGTATCGGTTCGATGACGATGTGGAGTTCGTCGGCTGGAGCTGCCGAGAGGACACCGCGCCAGAACACCAAGTGCGAGCGGCCGACGCTCCCTCGGCCCGAAGGCGCCTCGATCGCCGGTGTGCTGATCTCCGAGACGTGCGAGCCGGTCGTCGGGGTCGACATCAAGATCGAAAAGGAGGGTGGCGAGTCCCAGACCGTCACCTCCGACAAAGAGGGCATCTTCGTTCTCGGGGTGGGTGACGACCTCGGTACTTACACCGTCACCCTGCAGGTCGACTCCCTGCCCGACGGCGTCAAGCTGACCGACCCGGAGGCGGTGTCACGCACCTTCCGGCTGACCGCCGACAAGCGCCAGATCCAGAACTTCCCGTTCGGCGAGAGCACGCGACAGGCGGCGACCAAGCTTGACGAGATCCCGGGCAAGTTGGTCGACGGCGTGCAACTGGGGCTGATCATCGCCATGTGCGCCATCGGGTTGTCGCTGATCTACGGCACGATCCAGCTCACCAACTTCAGCCATGGCGAGATGGTGACCTTCGGTGCGATCATCACCTGGTACCTCAACCAGAGCGTCGGCCTGCCGCTGCCGCTCGCAGCCGTGCTCGGCGTGCTGATCGGTGCGGCGTCGGGAGCCGGGCTCGAGCTGGGGCTGTGGCGGCCGCTGCGGCGGCGCAAGCTCAGCCTGTTTGGCCTGATGACGGTCAGCTTCGGGCTGTCGCTGTTGGCGCTCAACCTGTTCCAGTACTTCTTCGGCGCCCGCAACAAGCCCTACACCGGCACGGTGGGTGGTGGTGGGTTCGAGCTGGGTTCCCGGGTGATCCCCGCACGTACGGTCATCACGATCGTCATCGCCCTCGTTGTGCTCGGGGCGGTCGGAACCTTCCTGCGCACGGCTCGCTTCGGTAAGGCGATGCGGGCGGTCGCCGACAACCCGGCGCTGGCAGCCTCGTCGGGCATCGACGTCGACCGCGTGGTGTTGTTGGTGTGGGTGATGGGCGCCGGGTTGGCTGCCATGGGCGGCGTGTTGTACTCGACCAGCTTCCAGGTGAACTTCATGGAGGGTCAGCAGCTACTGCTGTTGATGTTCGCCGGCATCACCCTCGGTGGCTTGGGCACCGCCTTCGGTGCCGCTGCGGGCTGCTTCCTCCTGGGCCTCGCCATCCAGTTGTCCACGCTGTTCATCCCCACGTCGCTGCGTAACGTCGGAGCGCTCGTCGTGTTGATCGTGGTACTGATGTTCGCGCCGCAAGGCATCTTCGGACGACGGGAGCGTGTGGGCTGA